GCCGAAGTCGATCAGATTACCGCCGAGGTTCGCCAACACGGCGACGGGCTCGGCACGATGATTACCGCGATCGTTCGCAGCGACTTGTTTCAAGCGAATTGACGACGTACGCAACCCCATCATGACACGCAGCTGAGACACGACGTCTCACCCTTAGATTGAACCGGGCCAAGTAACCTTGCCCAGCACTTTCTCGCCCCACGCGAAAGTGCGGTTCCCCAAACAGAACCGAGAAGGACTATCGAGATGATTCAAAATATCGCCTCTCTTGACCGTCGTCGATTTCTGCGTGGCGCGGGGATCGCTCTCGCATTACCGTGGCTCGAATCCTTCTCGACGGCGGTCGCCGGCGCTGCCGCACAGCCCAGCGACCGCAAACGGTTCGCCGCCTTTTATCTGCCTGACGGCGTGCCGATGCCGCTGGCCGATGACCCGTCGTACGAAGATTGGGCCTGGTTCCCGCATGGGGCCGGCAAAGACTTTAAGTTGACCAAGTGCCTGGCCCCGCTGGAACCCTTGCGCGGTGAAACGACGATCCTGTCGGGCTTCTCGCACCCGTCGGCTCGCAGCGTGCATGGCCACTCCAACGCCGACCAATTTTTGACCGGCGCCAACACCGGCCCGTCGGGCGAATACAAGAACACGATCTCGCTCGATCAGCTGTTTGCCGAGCATGTGGGCGATCAAACCCGCTTCTCATCGCTGGTGATGTCGACCGACGGCGGAACCGGCACGCCCCGCGGCGCCCAGACGTTGTCGTTCAACCGCAGCGGTCGCGCGATCCCGGCCGAGAACAAGCCGAAGCGAATCTTCGACATGCTGTTCGTCAAGAATGACGCCGACGCCGCCCGACGGTTGGCGTTGTCGCAAAGCTCGCTCGACGATCTGCTGGCCGACGCCAAGTCGCTGCGGCGGATGCTCTCGGAGCATGATCAGGAGACGCTCGACGAGTACCTGCAGTCGGTCCGCGAAACCGAACTGAAAGTCGAAAAGGCGAAACGCTGGGCCAACATCCCGCTGCCGCAGGTGAACGTCGACCATTTGCAACTCGACATCGGCCCGGACGATCCGCGGAACTACCTGCAGGCGATGTTCGAGCTGATCTACCTGGCGTTCAAGACCGACTCGACCCGCGTGGCGACCTATCAACTGGGCCGCGAAAACGGCGTTGGCGCCAGCGACTACCTGGCTCGGGCGGTCGGCTTTAACCTGACGCATCAGCTGACCCACAATACCAAGAACCCCGACGGCTGGAAGAACTTCGGCATCTACTGCGCCTTTATCAGCGAAGAGTATGGCCGCTTCGTGCAGAAGCTAAAATCGACGCCGGAACCGGACGGCGCCGGCAACATGCTCGACAATACGCTGGTGATGTTCGGCTCGGCTTCCAGCGCCTTCCACCTGTCGCGCAACTACCCGCTGCTCTTGTCGGGCGGCAAAAACATGGGCTTCAAGCATGGCCAGTACCTGAACTACGGCCCGCAAAAACCGCAAGGCGGCGCCTGGCTCGGCGGTCGCGAACCGTGGCAGATCAAATCGAACCACGAAGACCAACCTCTGGCCAATCTGTACGTGACGATGCTACAGCGTTTGGGCGTTGAGACCGACGCCTTCGCCGATAGCACCGGGACAGTCGCCGAGGTCTAAAAACCTCAACATTAGCCCTTGCGCTGCGGGCTAGTGTTGGGATGAAAAAAGGCTGGTCCAGGTGAACCAGCCTTTTGTTCGTTAACCTCAAACCAGAACGTTAGTCCCAGTTCAGCGCCCCAGAGCTTTGGTATTCGGTGACCCGGGTTTCGAAGAAGTTCTTTTCCTTCGCCAGGTCCATCGTTTCGCTCATCCAGGGGAACGGGTTGGTCTTCGAGTCGAATTGCTTCGGCAGGCCGATGCGTTCGACGCGGCGGTCGGCGACGTAGTGGACGTAGTCGCGGAACAGGTCGCGGTTCAGGCCCAGGATGCCGTTGGGCAGGCAGTCGCCGGCGTATTCGATTTCCAGTTCGACCGCCTGTTTGATCAGGTCGATGATCTCGGCCTGGAACTCGGGCGTCCACAAATCGGGGTTTTCGGCCTTGATTCCGTTGATCAGGTCGATGCCGAAGTTCAGGTGAACCGTTTCATCCCGCAGGATGTACTGGAACTGTTCGCCGATGCCGGTCATCAGGTTGCGGCGGTGGAACGACAGCACCATCACGAAGCCCGTATAGAAGAAGATCCCTTCCATGATGATGTAGTAGCCGATCAGGTTCTTGAGAAACGCCTGAAGGCCTTCGTAGGTATTGGTGCTGAAGTCCGGGCTGAGGACTTCGGCGGTTAGCCTCATCTCGAACTCGTCCTTGCGGGTGATCGCCGGGACTTCGTGATACATGTTGAAGATTTCCCCTTCGTTCAGGCCGAGGCTTTCGACCACGTAGAGGAAGGTGTGCGAGTGAACCGCTTCTTCAAACGCCTGACGCAGCAGATACTGACGGCATTCGGCGTTGGTGACGTGCTTGAAGATCGCCAGCACCAGGTTGTTGCCGACCAGGCTTTCGGCGGTCGAGAAGAAGCCGAGGTTCCGCATGATGACCAGACGTTCGTCTTCGGTCAGCTTGTCGCTGCGCCACGTTTCGATGTCTTTGGTCATCGGCACTTCGGTCGGCATCCAGTGATTGGCGCAACCGTTCAGATAGTGCTCCCAAGCCCAGTGGTACTTTAGCGGCATCAACTGATTGACGTCGACCTGCGAGCAGTTGACCAGCCGCTTTTCGCTGGCCTTCACGCGTGAACCGTCGCCCGTTTCCAGTTGGCTATCGACGCTGGGAATAGACATGTGGATCGGCTCCGTTGGGTTTGTATTGCGAATGAATAAGCGAATGGTTGGGTTGCGTCGCAAACTAACCCGAGGCGCGAGCCGAGGGAAAGCGTTTTGAGATCTCAAATGACGATCGCCCGTCCTGTTGGGGCAATCGAAATCGGTCATCTGCTGGCAACCACATTCCCTCGGCTTGCGCCTCGGGTTAGTGTCGTTTGCTGCAGCCGGGCACGTTCTGTGGCCGGCTGCTGGATATCAACGAAAGAGGACGACTCCCCTTACTGGCACGACTCGCAGTCGCCGTCCAGGTTGCAGGTCTTCGGCTGCTCGGGCGGCAGCTGATCGAGGATCGCGTTCGGATCGGCGCCCGGTTCGACGGCCGCTTCGCCGCGATCAACGCGGATGTCGGACGACGCACTGGAGTTCTTCATCCAGCGGGGCTGAATGCCAAAGCGGTTGACGTCGATCGTCGACTTTTCGACCTGCGTCGCACTGAGCGTGCGGAGGTAGTAGGTCGTCTTCAGGCCGGTGGTCCAGGCCAACATGTACATGTCGTGCAGCTTGCGGCCGCTCGGCTGAGCCATGTACAGGTTGAGCGACTGACCCATGTCGATCCACTTCTGGCGACGGGCCGCACACTCGATCAGCCACTTCGGCTCGAC
The genomic region above belongs to Blastopirellula retiformator and contains:
- a CDS encoding DUF1552 domain-containing protein, whose protein sequence is MIQNIASLDRRRFLRGAGIALALPWLESFSTAVAGAAAQPSDRKRFAAFYLPDGVPMPLADDPSYEDWAWFPHGAGKDFKLTKCLAPLEPLRGETTILSGFSHPSARSVHGHSNADQFLTGANTGPSGEYKNTISLDQLFAEHVGDQTRFSSLVMSTDGGTGTPRGAQTLSFNRSGRAIPAENKPKRIFDMLFVKNDADAARRLALSQSSLDDLLADAKSLRRMLSEHDQETLDEYLQSVRETELKVEKAKRWANIPLPQVNVDHLQLDIGPDDPRNYLQAMFELIYLAFKTDSTRVATYQLGRENGVGASDYLARAVGFNLTHQLTHNTKNPDGWKNFGIYCAFISEEYGRFVQKLKSTPEPDGAGNMLDNTLVMFGSASSAFHLSRNYPLLLSGGKNMGFKHGQYLNYGPQKPQGGAWLGGREPWQIKSNHEDQPLANLYVTMLQRLGVETDAFADSTGTVAEV
- a CDS encoding ribonucleotide-diphosphate reductase subunit beta, translated to MSIPSVDSQLETGDGSRVKASEKRLVNCSQVDVNQLMPLKYHWAWEHYLNGCANHWMPTEVPMTKDIETWRSDKLTEDERLVIMRNLGFFSTAESLVGNNLVLAIFKHVTNAECRQYLLRQAFEEAVHSHTFLYVVESLGLNEGEIFNMYHEVPAITRKDEFEMRLTAEVLSPDFSTNTYEGLQAFLKNLIGYYIIMEGIFFYTGFVMVLSFHRRNLMTGIGEQFQYILRDETVHLNFGIDLINGIKAENPDLWTPEFQAEIIDLIKQAVELEIEYAGDCLPNGILGLNRDLFRDYVHYVADRRVERIGLPKQFDSKTNPFPWMSETMDLAKEKNFFETRVTEYQSSGALNWD